A single genomic interval of Microbacterium sp. LWO14-1.2 harbors:
- a CDS encoding cation diffusion facilitator family transporter, whose protein sequence is MRALDRIGRTELPEEQQKALRSAIRWEWFTIAYTSVTIAVIALVVSGSQAMRTAWIEDMLSLIPQFAFLVALLFVRRRPTVKHPYGLHRAMGVGHLVAGVALLAVGANLAIEAVTGLIAAEHPTIGTVNLWGHTVWLGWFMVAVMAVIIVGPVFFYGPAKARLAPVLHNKLLYADADMAKADWQTTVASIVGVLGVGAGLWWLDGAAALFISLGIVWDGVKNTKTAIIDLMDQRARTFDSEHPHPLAGDILSTMRSQPWVEEASVRMRDQGQVFHIEAFVVPRRSRVTLEQTDALAARITDLDWKVQEVVIVPVAELPAGTDVSGRD, encoded by the coding sequence GTGAGGGCCCTCGACCGCATCGGACGCACCGAGCTGCCCGAGGAGCAGCAGAAGGCGCTGCGCAGCGCGATCAGGTGGGAGTGGTTCACGATCGCGTACACCTCGGTGACGATCGCGGTGATCGCGCTGGTCGTGAGCGGCTCGCAGGCCATGCGCACGGCCTGGATCGAGGACATGCTGTCGCTCATCCCCCAGTTCGCGTTCCTCGTCGCGCTGCTCTTCGTGCGGCGGCGTCCGACCGTGAAGCATCCGTACGGACTGCACCGCGCGATGGGCGTCGGGCACCTCGTCGCCGGAGTCGCGCTGCTCGCCGTGGGTGCGAACCTCGCGATCGAGGCCGTGACCGGGCTGATCGCCGCCGAACATCCCACGATCGGCACCGTGAACCTCTGGGGTCACACCGTCTGGCTCGGATGGTTCATGGTCGCCGTCATGGCCGTGATCATCGTCGGCCCCGTGTTCTTCTACGGTCCGGCCAAGGCGCGACTCGCCCCCGTGCTGCACAACAAGCTGCTGTACGCCGACGCCGACATGGCCAAGGCCGACTGGCAGACGACCGTCGCGTCGATCGTCGGCGTGCTGGGAGTCGGTGCGGGCCTGTGGTGGCTCGACGGCGCCGCCGCCCTCTTCATCTCGCTCGGCATCGTGTGGGACGGGGTGAAGAACACCAAGACCGCCATCATCGACCTCATGGACCAGCGTGCCCGCACGTTCGACAGCGAGCATCCGCATCCCTTGGCCGGCGACATCCTCTCGACCATGCGCTCGCAGCCGTGGGTCGAGGAGGCGTCGGTGCGGATGCGGGATCAGGGGCAGGTCTTCCACATCGAGGCGTTCGTCGTGCCTCGGCGCTCGCGCGTGACGCTCGAGCAGACGGACGCCCTCGCCGCGCGGATCACCGACCTCGACTGGAAGGTGCAGGAGGTCGTGATCGTTCCGGTCGCCGAGTTGCCGGCGGGGACGGACGTGTCTGGGCGGGACTGA